One stretch of Streptomyces sp. A2-16 DNA includes these proteins:
- the rnpA gene encoding ribonuclease P protein component: MLPTENRLRRREDFATAVRRGRRAGRPSLVVHLRSGATDPHAPGESAPPTRAGFVVSKAVGGAVVRNKVKRRLRHLMRDRVALFPPGSLVVVRALPEAGDADHEQLARDLDAAVQRLLGGGAR; this comes from the coding sequence GTGCTGCCCACCGAGAACCGGCTGAGGCGGCGCGAGGACTTCGCGACCGCGGTACGACGAGGGCGCCGGGCCGGGCGCCCGTCCCTCGTCGTCCATCTTCGTAGCGGTGCCACGGACCCGCACGCGCCTGGGGAGAGCGCTCCCCCGACGCGTGCGGGTTTCGTCGTGAGCAAGGCCGTGGGTGGCGCGGTCGTGCGCAACAAGGTGAAGCGCAGGCTTCGCCATCTGATGCGCGACAGGGTCGCTCTGTTTCCCCCCGGTAGCCTGGTAGTCGTACGAGCGCTGCCCGAGGCGGGCGACGCCGATCATGAACAGCTGGCCCGAGACCTGGATGCCGCCGTTCAGCGGCTGCTGGGAGGGGGCGCACGATGA